The proteins below come from a single Triticum aestivum cultivar Chinese Spring chromosome 5D, IWGSC CS RefSeq v2.1, whole genome shotgun sequence genomic window:
- the LOC123120605 gene encoding uncharacterized protein encodes MIQVFSPDSSNPPRPKRRRRPEGALLARCCAECPNARRRRLSAVLSSACRRPSPERCAPHAVLPGLPPPVRTTVTCRRSPGPRQPAFAPVIFGPIRRAAWYQDCRPASAGQAPTLDAEERQVGHAARLRCRWVISTVVRRDLKLLLGANLMEVINAVFPVITCRKPANTILATNRQGKRKPGANHSHYKRLLGVARLLSQMAEPVMKGAVQISFLLARSFFVELCTAVLALLARVRVLTQQILLDVVSVYNKVTDLTDKKQAVKISIDKVQAFREYYPSSNDPGTILECVWAKDKFVLHEKTKASSLKTQDDDLKSCTPDSSIQYETLGLVSEEMENLDGANTPAKQQQTSLADQPDKATHCGDAGDSLSGRQLPNDQNTPGSLLGTPPAAPTPRRDAKPDTRKRVAFIAVGKTKVTMTPPETSSVVTKKQRVYTIRQITTDPAL; translated from the exons ATGATTCAG GTGTTCAGCCCGGACAGTAGCAACCCACCAAGGCCCAAAAGACGAAGAAGGCCCGAAGGAGCTCTTCTCGCTCGCTGCTGTGCCGAATGCCCAAACGCACGCAGGCGCCGCCTGTCCGCTGTCCTGTCCTCCGCCTGCCGCCGCCCTTCACCGGAGCGCTGTGCCCCCCACGCCGTCCTGCCCGGTCTGCCCCCGCCGGTTCGCACAACTGTGACCTGCCGCCGTTCCCCGGGCCCTCGGCAGCCCGCCTTCGCGCCGGTCATTTTTGGCCCCATCCGCCGTGCCGCCTGGTACCAGGACTGCCGCCCTGCTTCCGCCGGCCAGGCGCCGACGCTCGACGCCGAGGAGCGCCAGGTAGGGCACGCTGCTCGCCTCCGTTGCCGCTGGGTAATTTCTACAGTAGTGCGGAGGGACCTGAAGCTGCTGCTTGGCGCCAATCTCATGGAGGTCATCAACGCGGTGTTCCCTGTCATCACCTGTCGTAAGCCGGCCAACACTATTCTTGCTACGAACAG GCAGGGTAAGAGGAAGCCTGGTGCAAACCATAGCCACTATAAGAGGCTTTTGGGGGTTGCCCGTTTGCTGTCCCAG ATGGCTGAACCTGTTATGAAGGGAGCAGT TCAGATCAGCTTTTTACTTGCTAGATCCTTTTTTGTAGAACTTTGCACTGCAGTGCTTGCTTTGCTTGCAAGAGTGAGGGTCCTGACCCAACAG ATTTTACTTGATGTTGTATCAGTATACAACAAGGTTACTGATCTTACAGATAAAAAGCAGGCTGTTAAGATCAGTATTGATAAAGTACAG GCTTTCAGAGAGTACTACCCCTCGAGCAACGATCCCGGTACTATCCTGGAGTGTGTATGGGCGAAAGATAAATTTGTTTTGCACGAAAAGACAAAAGCTAGCAGTCTGAAAACCCAAGATGATGATCTGAAGTCGTGCACCCCAGATTCATCAATCCAGTATGAGACCCTTGGACTTGTTAGTGAAG AGATGGAAAACCTTGATGGAGCAAACACCCCAGCCAAGCAACAACAGACTTCTCTGGCTGACCAACCAGATAAAGCCACCCATTGCGGCGATGCTGGAGATTCTCTCAGTGGGAGACAACTACCAAATGATCAGAACACCCCCGGTTCTCTCCTTGGCACGCCCCCTGCTGCGCCGACTCCACGAAGAGATGCCAAGCCTGATACGAGGAAGAGAGTGGCATTCATTGCGGTGGGGAAAACAAAAGTCACCATGACACCGCCCGAAACATCATCCGTAGTTACCAAGAAGCAAAGGGTGTACACGATTCGACAGATCACCACAGATCCTGCTTTGTAA